The Aggregicoccus sp. 17bor-14 genome includes a region encoding these proteins:
- a CDS encoding POT family MFS transporter → MAAAAPRADARTDRFPPQIPFIIGNEACERFSFYGMRAVLTIFLADYLLRETVGPGEDRAAIAKSHFHLFMFGVYWFPLVGGWLADRVFGKFKVIFWLSLVYCLGHACLAFFEDVPTGFYLGLLLIAVGSGGIKPCVAAMVGDQFTEANKHLINKVFSVFYWSINLGSFFAALFIPAVLAKWGPAVAFGIPGVLMLLATIIFWAGRRHYVVVPPTRHDPHSFLRVVGSALRGRGKKAPGSHWLDAARAEHPELAVEGSKAVLRLVLLFIPVMFFWMIFDQKASTLVLQAKVMDPHVGPFTFQPSQIQIINPALVMLLIPLLTLGVYPLVKRTGWELTPLRRMPLGMVLCAASYAIAGLFQIRMDAGQVLNIAWMVLPYAVLTVAEILVSTTGLEFAYTQAPREMKSVVQSLWLMATALANIFVAFIARIDAFKGPSQFFFYGTLALLAGLMLWLVARKFKVRDYYQGGGTPVPTDGREAAGTQARPA, encoded by the coding sequence ATGGCCGCTGCTGCACCCCGCGCTGACGCGCGCACCGACCGCTTCCCGCCCCAGATTCCCTTCATCATCGGGAACGAGGCCTGCGAGCGCTTCAGCTTCTACGGCATGCGCGCCGTGCTCACGATCTTCCTCGCGGACTACCTGCTGCGCGAGACCGTGGGGCCGGGCGAGGACCGGGCGGCGATCGCGAAGAGCCACTTCCACCTCTTCATGTTCGGCGTGTACTGGTTCCCGCTGGTGGGCGGGTGGCTCGCGGACCGGGTCTTCGGCAAGTTCAAGGTCATCTTCTGGCTGAGCCTCGTGTACTGCCTCGGGCACGCCTGCCTCGCCTTCTTCGAGGACGTGCCCACGGGCTTCTACCTGGGGCTCCTGCTCATCGCGGTGGGCTCCGGCGGCATCAAGCCCTGCGTGGCGGCCATGGTGGGCGACCAGTTCACCGAGGCGAACAAGCACCTCATCAACAAGGTGTTCTCGGTCTTCTACTGGAGCATCAACCTCGGCTCCTTCTTCGCGGCGCTGTTCATCCCGGCGGTGCTCGCGAAGTGGGGCCCCGCGGTGGCGTTCGGCATCCCGGGCGTCCTGATGCTCCTGGCCACGATCATCTTCTGGGCGGGGCGCCGGCACTACGTCGTCGTGCCGCCCACGCGCCACGACCCGCACTCGTTCCTGCGCGTGGTGGGCTCCGCGCTGCGCGGGCGCGGGAAGAAGGCCCCGGGCTCGCACTGGCTGGATGCGGCGCGCGCGGAGCACCCGGAGCTCGCGGTGGAGGGCAGCAAGGCGGTGCTGCGCCTGGTGCTGCTCTTCATCCCCGTGATGTTCTTCTGGATGATCTTCGACCAGAAGGCCTCCACGCTGGTGCTGCAGGCCAAGGTGATGGACCCGCACGTGGGGCCCTTCACCTTCCAGCCCAGCCAGATCCAGATCATCAACCCGGCCCTGGTGATGCTGCTCATCCCGCTGCTCACGCTCGGGGTGTACCCGCTGGTGAAGCGGACCGGCTGGGAGCTCACGCCGCTGCGGCGCATGCCGCTGGGCATGGTGCTGTGCGCGGCGAGCTACGCCATCGCGGGGCTGTTCCAGATCCGCATGGACGCGGGCCAGGTGCTGAACATCGCGTGGATGGTGCTGCCCTACGCGGTGCTGACGGTGGCGGAGATTTTGGTCTCCACCACGGGCCTGGAGTTCGCGTACACGCAGGCGCCGCGCGAGATGAAGAGCGTGGTGCAGTCCCTGTGGCTGATGGCCACCGCGCTCGCGAACATCTTCGTGGCCTTCATCGCCCGCATCGACGCGTTCAAGGGCCCGAGCCAGTTCTTCTTCTACGGCACGCTCGCGCTGCTCGCGGGCCTGATGCTCTGGCTCGTGGCGCGCAAGTTCAAGGTGCGCGACTACTACCAGGGCGGTGGCACCCCCGTGCCCACGGACGGGCGCGAGGCGGCCGGCACCCAGGCGCGGCCCGCGTGA
- a CDS encoding glycerophosphodiester phosphodiesterase, which translates to MASPPPYLQSLQNLQGQCPTLHIAHRGGALLAPENTLPAFRQAVERYRTDMLELDVHLSRDGELVVSHDPTLERCTDGEGPLAERTLAQLQQLDAGYHFTPDGQRFPFRGQDVRLPTLREVLRAFPGMRLNVEAKPDVAGIEDVLARLLRAEGAVDRVCVGSELDAVGERLARALPEACHFYPRDALTALVMGLKSGEPPPEEPRYHVLDMPLYFGGVRLIDPPFLAAVRALGKWVNVWTVDDEAEMRQLVAEGVGGVMTDRPDLLRRVLDAAR; encoded by the coding sequence ATGGCCTCTCCCCCTCCCTACCTCCAGAGCCTCCAGAACCTCCAGGGCCAGTGCCCCACGCTGCACATCGCCCACCGCGGCGGCGCGCTGCTCGCGCCCGAGAACACGCTGCCGGCCTTCCGCCAGGCGGTGGAGCGCTACCGCACGGACATGCTCGAGCTGGACGTGCACCTGAGCCGCGACGGAGAGCTGGTGGTGAGCCACGACCCCACGCTCGAGCGCTGCACGGACGGCGAGGGGCCGCTCGCGGAGCGCACGCTCGCGCAGCTGCAGCAGCTGGACGCGGGCTACCACTTCACGCCGGACGGGCAGCGCTTCCCCTTCCGCGGCCAGGACGTGCGCCTGCCCACGCTGCGCGAGGTGCTGCGCGCCTTCCCCGGCATGCGCCTCAACGTGGAGGCGAAGCCGGACGTGGCGGGCATCGAGGACGTGCTCGCGCGGCTGCTGCGCGCAGAGGGCGCCGTGGACCGGGTGTGCGTGGGCAGCGAGCTGGACGCGGTGGGCGAGCGGCTCGCGCGCGCCCTGCCCGAGGCCTGCCACTTCTACCCGCGCGACGCGCTCACCGCGCTGGTGATGGGGCTCAAGTCGGGAGAACCGCCCCCCGAGGAGCCGCGCTACCACGTGCTGGACATGCCGCTGTACTTCGGCGGCGTGCGGCTCATCGACCCGCCCTTCCTCGCGGCCGTGCGCGCGCTGGGCAAGTGGGTCAACGTGTGGACCGTGGACGACGAGGCCGAGATGCGCCAGCTGGTGGCCGAGGGCGTGGGCGGCGTGATGACCGACCGCCCGGACCTGCTGCGCCGCGTGCTGGACGCGGCCCGCTAA
- a CDS encoding peptide MFS transporter, producing MHTAAVAPAAATPVAAPKGHPKGLYLLFLTEMWERMSYYGMRGLLVLFLTDKVHGWSWSTGDALALYGTYTGLVYLTPIAGGYIADNLIGQRKAVVFGGVLMMIGHLLLALPGQTIFYTGLGFLIAGNGFFKPNISTMVGGLYAPGDGRRDGAFTIFYMGINLGAVLGNFVCGTLGEKVGWHWGFGSAGVGMGLGLLGFLAFSRGLLGKVGLAPEINEKQRREAWQKVGVYAVATAVATGVFYALAQLPALADSTLVRMLIAAVVFAVLARVGGTMLRKSHHETAAEAGALTRQEKDRVIAILIIAVFVVIFWMGFEQAGGLMNLYTDSKVDRGMFGWEVPTTWFQNFNSFFIVTLAPLFAMMWTRLAAKGKDPNVVVKMALGLIFMGLGFLFMVGAARESAVMTKAAAWWVIMAYLFHTVGELCLSPVGLSMVTKVAPPRMVSAMMGVWFLSNALANKLSGVVGGYSEKLGELGVFTMLVAVGVVGGGLLWVLSGKVKALMHGTDENRAIPLPQQPTELDQTRQSTSKTAMS from the coding sequence ATGCACACTGCCGCCGTCGCCCCGGCTGCCGCGACTCCGGTCGCAGCCCCGAAGGGTCACCCCAAGGGGCTGTACCTGCTGTTCCTCACCGAGATGTGGGAGCGCATGAGCTACTACGGCATGCGCGGCCTGCTGGTGCTCTTCCTCACGGACAAGGTGCACGGCTGGTCCTGGTCCACCGGCGACGCGCTCGCGCTCTACGGCACGTACACGGGCCTCGTGTACCTCACGCCGATTGCGGGCGGGTACATCGCGGACAACCTCATCGGGCAGCGCAAGGCGGTGGTGTTCGGCGGCGTGCTGATGATGATCGGCCACCTGCTGCTGGCGCTCCCGGGGCAGACCATCTTCTACACGGGCCTCGGGTTCCTGATCGCGGGCAACGGCTTCTTCAAGCCCAACATCTCCACCATGGTGGGTGGCCTCTACGCCCCCGGTGACGGCCGCCGCGACGGCGCCTTCACCATCTTCTACATGGGCATCAACCTGGGCGCGGTGCTCGGCAACTTCGTGTGCGGCACCCTCGGCGAGAAGGTGGGCTGGCACTGGGGCTTCGGCTCCGCGGGTGTGGGCATGGGGCTCGGCCTGCTGGGCTTCCTCGCGTTCTCGCGCGGCCTGCTGGGCAAGGTGGGGCTCGCGCCGGAGATCAACGAGAAGCAGCGCCGCGAGGCCTGGCAGAAGGTGGGCGTGTACGCCGTGGCGACCGCGGTCGCGACCGGCGTCTTCTACGCGCTCGCGCAGCTCCCTGCGCTGGCGGACTCCACGCTGGTGCGCATGCTGATCGCCGCCGTCGTGTTCGCGGTGCTCGCGCGCGTGGGCGGGACGATGCTGCGCAAGAGCCACCACGAGACGGCCGCCGAGGCGGGCGCGCTCACCCGTCAGGAGAAGGACCGCGTCATCGCGATCCTCATCATCGCGGTGTTCGTCGTCATCTTCTGGATGGGCTTCGAGCAGGCCGGCGGCCTGATGAACCTCTACACGGACTCCAAGGTGGACCGCGGCATGTTCGGCTGGGAGGTCCCCACCACCTGGTTCCAGAACTTCAACTCCTTCTTCATCGTCACGCTCGCGCCTCTGTTCGCGATGATGTGGACCCGCCTCGCCGCGAAGGGCAAGGACCCCAACGTGGTGGTGAAGATGGCGCTGGGCCTCATCTTCATGGGCCTGGGCTTCCTCTTCATGGTGGGCGCCGCGCGCGAGAGCGCGGTGATGACCAAGGCCGCGGCCTGGTGGGTGATCATGGCCTACCTCTTCCACACCGTGGGCGAGCTGTGCCTCAGCCCCGTGGGCCTCTCCATGGTGACCAAGGTCGCCCCGCCGCGCATGGTGTCCGCGATGATGGGCGTGTGGTTCCTCTCCAACGCGCTCGCGAACAAGCTGTCCGGCGTGGTGGGCGGCTACAGCGAGAAGCTGGGCGAGCTCGGCGTGTTCACCATGCTGGTGGCGGTGGGCGTGGTGGGCGGCGGCCTGCTCTGGGTGCTCTCCGGCAAGGTGAAGGCGCTCATGCACGGCACGGACGAGAACCGCGCCATCCCGCTCCCGCAGCAGCCCACGGAGCTGGACCAGACGCGCCAGAGCACCAGCAAGACGGCGATGAGCTAG
- a CDS encoding iron-sulfur cluster assembly accessory protein, which translates to MESTQPQNPVAPAAAQVDPRTPVRLTAAAVQQVKAVMAQQNFEGYFFSIRVVPAGCSGLGYDLNLVKEAKANDHVWEQEGVRITTDALSSKYLLGTEVDFVSGVTGSGFKFINPNAKQSCGCGTSFST; encoded by the coding sequence ATGGAAAGCACCCAGCCTCAGAACCCCGTCGCCCCCGCCGCCGCCCAGGTGGACCCCCGCACCCCCGTGCGCCTCACCGCCGCGGCCGTGCAGCAGGTGAAGGCCGTGATGGCCCAGCAGAACTTCGAGGGCTACTTCTTCTCCATCCGCGTGGTGCCCGCCGGCTGCAGCGGCCTGGGATACGACCTGAACCTCGTGAAGGAGGCCAAGGCCAACGATCACGTCTGGGAGCAGGAGGGCGTGCGCATCACCACGGACGCGCTCAGCAGCAAGTACCTGCTCGGCACCGAGGTGGACTTCGTCTCCGGCGTCACCGGCTCCGGCTTCAAGTTCATCAACCCGAACGCGAAGCAGTCCTGCGGCTGCGGCACGTCGTTCAGCACCTAG
- the nadA gene encoding quinolinate synthase NadA, producing MAAAVDFESEIQRLKQEMNAVILAHYYQESEIQDLADFVGDSLALAQAAARTKADVIVFCGVHFMAETAKILNPGKQVLLPDLKAGCSLSDRCPPAAFKAFKEKHPGHFVVSYVNSSAAVKAMSDVICTSSNAVKIVNQVPAGQPILFAPDQHLGRHVMKQTGRDMVLWPGSCIVHELFSEKKLVQLKVEHPDAEVVAHPECEQAVLAHADFIGSTKALLDHVVASPKQKFIVVTEAGILHQMKRGAPDKTFIPAPPDNGCACNECPYMRLNTLEKLYRCMKDRTPELLLPPDLQLAARAPLQRMLEWS from the coding sequence ATGGCGGCCGCAGTGGACTTCGAGAGCGAGATCCAGAGGCTCAAGCAGGAGATGAACGCGGTCATCCTGGCGCACTACTACCAGGAGAGCGAGATCCAGGATCTCGCGGACTTCGTCGGCGACAGCCTCGCGCTCGCCCAGGCGGCGGCGCGCACGAAGGCGGACGTCATCGTCTTCTGCGGCGTGCACTTCATGGCGGAGACCGCGAAGATCCTGAACCCGGGCAAGCAGGTGCTCCTGCCGGACCTCAAGGCGGGCTGCTCGCTCTCGGACCGCTGCCCGCCGGCCGCCTTCAAGGCCTTCAAGGAGAAGCACCCGGGCCACTTCGTGGTGAGCTACGTGAACAGCTCGGCCGCCGTGAAGGCGATGAGCGACGTCATCTGCACCTCGTCCAACGCGGTGAAGATCGTGAACCAGGTGCCCGCGGGGCAGCCCATCCTCTTCGCGCCGGACCAGCACCTGGGCCGCCACGTGATGAAGCAGACGGGCCGCGACATGGTGCTGTGGCCGGGCAGCTGCATCGTGCACGAGCTGTTCAGCGAGAAGAAGCTGGTGCAGCTCAAGGTGGAGCACCCGGACGCGGAGGTGGTGGCCCACCCCGAGTGCGAGCAGGCGGTGCTCGCGCACGCGGACTTCATCGGCAGCACGAAGGCGCTCCTGGACCACGTGGTGGCGAGCCCGAAGCAGAAGTTCATCGTGGTGACGGAGGCGGGCATCCTCCACCAGATGAAGCGCGGCGCGCCGGACAAGACCTTCATCCCCGCGCCGCCGGACAACGGCTGCGCGTGCAACGAGTGCCCCTACATGCGCCTCAACACGCTGGAGAAGCTCTACCGGTGCATGAAGGACCGCACCCCGGAGCTGCTCCTGCCCCCGGACCTGCAGCTGGCGGCGCGCGCCCCCCTGCAGCGCATGCTCGAATGGTCCTGA
- a CDS encoding PAS domain-containing protein → MATPSLAPMPAPTAEELLKRVDSMGPGDLDALPFGMIQLDRTGRILKFNRTEANLARINQERQLGRNFFDDVAPCTKVREFYGRFQEGLEKRSLYETFGFVFKFDHGWRNVAITMMYSEKTDSVWVLVSQTSVTQPPR, encoded by the coding sequence ATGGCCACGCCCTCCCTCGCCCCGATGCCCGCGCCCACCGCCGAAGAGCTGCTCAAGCGGGTGGACTCCATGGGCCCCGGGGACCTGGACGCGCTGCCCTTCGGCATGATCCAGCTGGATCGCACGGGCCGCATCCTCAAGTTCAACCGCACCGAGGCGAACCTGGCGCGCATCAACCAGGAGCGCCAGCTGGGCCGCAACTTCTTCGACGACGTGGCCCCCTGCACGAAGGTGCGCGAGTTCTACGGCCGCTTCCAGGAGGGGCTGGAGAAGCGCAGCCTCTACGAGACCTTCGGCTTCGTCTTCAAGTTCGACCACGGCTGGCGCAACGTGGCGATCACCATGATGTACAGCGAGAAGACCGACTCGGTCTGGGTGCTGGTCTCGCAGACCTCGGTCACCCAGCCCCCGCGCTAG
- a CDS encoding metallothionein: MMRKGTFGAVLLVASLVGVPGAARACEKGKPCHCAHAEAKPAPAAAQATTEQQQAHDALVKAGQKLLAAKCSCGSKGDCTCKKGQCQCAKCGGRHEGRAGMVEALEGQSGGQALDADVRYDASAGVLL, translated from the coding sequence ATGATGCGCAAGGGAACGTTCGGTGCGGTGCTGCTGGTCGCCTCGCTAGTGGGGGTGCCGGGTGCGGCGCGCGCGTGCGAGAAGGGCAAGCCCTGCCACTGCGCCCACGCCGAGGCGAAGCCGGCCCCGGCCGCGGCCCAGGCCACGACAGAACAGCAGCAGGCGCACGACGCGCTCGTGAAGGCAGGCCAGAAGCTGCTCGCGGCCAAGTGCAGCTGCGGGAGCAAGGGCGACTGCACCTGCAAGAAGGGCCAGTGCCAGTGCGCCAAGTGTGGCGGCCGCCACGAGGGGCGCGCCGGCATGGTCGAGGCGCTGGAGGGCCAGAGCGGGGGCCAGGCGCTGGACGCCGACGTCCGCTACGACGCCTCCGCCGGCGTGCTGCTCTAG
- a CDS encoding GNAT family N-acetyltransferase, which yields MRTPSPLLTERLELIPATRELTHVELSGPAALGAALGVEVSRAWPPGELDAGAQAFFADMLARHPEQSGWWSWYWVRREGRVLVGAGGFKGPPSPGGEVEVGYSVLEAHQRQGYAQEAVEALIAWAFAHPEVNHVAAETTPGNVASLRVMERCGLRYLRPGDEPGTLRHLRTR from the coding sequence GTGAGGACGCCCTCGCCGCTGCTCACCGAGCGCCTCGAGCTGATCCCGGCGACCCGGGAGCTCACGCACGTGGAGCTCTCGGGGCCCGCGGCGCTCGGCGCAGCGCTGGGCGTGGAGGTCTCCCGCGCGTGGCCTCCGGGCGAGCTGGACGCCGGCGCGCAGGCCTTCTTCGCGGACATGCTCGCGCGCCACCCCGAGCAGAGCGGCTGGTGGAGCTGGTACTGGGTGCGGCGCGAGGGGCGCGTGCTGGTGGGCGCCGGCGGCTTCAAGGGCCCCCCGAGCCCCGGCGGCGAGGTGGAGGTGGGCTACTCGGTGCTCGAGGCGCACCAGCGCCAGGGCTACGCGCAGGAGGCGGTGGAGGCGCTCATCGCCTGGGCCTTCGCCCACCCCGAGGTGAACCACGTGGCGGCCGAGACCACTCCGGGCAACGTGGCGTCGCTTCGCGTGATGGAGCGCTGCGGCCTGCGCTACCTGCGCCCCGGCGACGAGCCCGGCACGCTGCGCCACCTGCGCACGCGCTGA
- a CDS encoding ATP-binding protein: MLEPTPQTPLPGPAPSRQASAQAPEVSTRLLRGVLLYFTSTYGRRRLVQVWERERLALPLAYVEAAQHYVSVAFVERLLEVLTEASADPEFVEKAGRRIALAEAVGLFSQLLRALASPRAAFRRAVELGASYSRVGVMRIEQLGGQEMRVSHTSWVRERQRLLCRARMATLTAVPTLWGRPAAQVRELRCQVQGAPACEYHVRWEERTQAAWREPLLGALGGALAGLGAQALQLAPLSFALPTLATTGALLGAWLRAWSGLRMRDRRLLEQQDGLVRSVQDLQQRNEEIFTENVLLEERVAQRTLQLTEANAQLQEALAREQEQYRRRSEFFDNLSHELRTPLTLILLTVETVLEESSASLPAPVRQHLQTLDRSAARLLGVINNLLDLARIESGKAKLRYQPVEMRSLLASLLLPFRVVAEQKRLSLALVGEAVAPVEVDPAKMESVFQNLVSNALKFTQKGGVCVRVSEDAASVQMEVSDTGPGVSEQLLPVLFDRFALAESGASLRYKSTGIGLALVKETLELHQGHIEVASTPGEGTTFRVRLPKGTAHVREELREAPYPARRTPLEMPAFGEPELPASATAWGLAAHAVDAPGEEPARDLRPADGARSLLLVEDDVEMRRFLSSILRQHYHVVEAQDGAQGLLLAQSERPTLIVSDVMMPVMSGLEMLQRLRSAPETADIPVILLTARQEVEARVSGLSVGANDYLGKPFSSRELLARIDVQLRLRDAAVRAAQNERLAATGMLTSGFAHEVRNPLNGLINALGPLRESLEPGGDPAVAGQMLGLIEDCGERIHHLAEALLQFVRSGDGPGPLDLGELLDSTLHMLGWKLPPDITVERRYDFRGPIVGDGGELNQVWTNLLDNALRAMNGRGRLTLHTLREGNEAVVRIKDTGEGIAPDVLRRLFEPFFSTRPAGQGTGLGLALSRRILRRYGGRISLRSEPGQGTECEVRLPLSRTAGEWAEAASANDAEPVWPGEP; encoded by the coding sequence ATGCTCGAGCCCACCCCCCAGACCCCGCTGCCTGGCCCGGCGCCGTCCCGGCAGGCCTCGGCCCAGGCGCCCGAGGTGAGCACGCGGCTGCTGCGCGGGGTGCTGCTGTACTTCACCAGCACCTACGGGCGCCGCCGCCTGGTGCAGGTGTGGGAGCGCGAGCGGCTCGCGCTGCCGCTCGCGTACGTGGAGGCGGCGCAGCACTACGTGTCCGTCGCCTTCGTCGAGCGGCTGCTCGAGGTGCTCACCGAGGCCTCGGCGGACCCCGAGTTCGTGGAGAAGGCGGGCCGGCGCATCGCGCTGGCCGAGGCGGTGGGCCTCTTCAGCCAGCTCCTGCGCGCGCTCGCGAGCCCCCGCGCCGCGTTCCGCCGCGCGGTGGAGCTGGGCGCGAGCTACAGCCGCGTGGGGGTGATGCGCATCGAGCAGCTGGGCGGCCAGGAGATGCGCGTGTCGCACACCAGCTGGGTGCGCGAGCGCCAGCGGCTGCTGTGCCGCGCGCGCATGGCCACGCTCACCGCGGTGCCCACGCTGTGGGGCAGGCCCGCCGCCCAGGTGCGCGAGCTGCGCTGCCAGGTGCAGGGCGCGCCCGCCTGCGAGTACCACGTGCGCTGGGAGGAGCGCACCCAGGCGGCCTGGCGCGAGCCGCTGCTGGGCGCGCTGGGCGGGGCGCTCGCGGGGCTCGGCGCGCAGGCGCTGCAGCTCGCGCCGCTCTCCTTCGCCCTGCCCACGCTCGCCACCACCGGTGCGCTGCTGGGCGCGTGGCTGCGCGCCTGGTCGGGGCTGCGCATGCGCGACCGCCGCCTGCTCGAGCAGCAGGACGGGCTCGTGCGCTCGGTGCAGGACCTGCAGCAGCGCAACGAGGAGATCTTCACCGAGAACGTGCTGCTCGAGGAGCGCGTGGCCCAGCGCACCCTGCAGCTCACCGAGGCCAACGCGCAGCTGCAGGAGGCGCTCGCCCGCGAGCAGGAGCAGTACCGGCGCCGCAGCGAGTTCTTCGACAACCTCAGCCACGAGCTGCGCACGCCCCTCACGCTCATCCTGCTCACCGTGGAGACGGTGCTCGAGGAGAGCAGCGCCTCCCTGCCCGCGCCGGTGCGCCAGCACCTGCAGACCCTGGACCGCAGCGCCGCGCGCCTGCTCGGCGTCATCAACAACCTGTTGGATCTCGCGCGCATCGAGAGCGGCAAGGCGAAGCTGCGCTACCAGCCGGTGGAGATGCGCTCGCTGCTCGCGTCCCTGCTGCTGCCGTTCCGCGTGGTGGCCGAGCAGAAGCGCCTCAGCCTCGCGCTGGTGGGCGAGGCGGTGGCGCCGGTGGAGGTGGACCCGGCGAAGATGGAGAGCGTCTTCCAGAACCTCGTCTCCAACGCGCTCAAGTTCACCCAGAAGGGCGGGGTGTGCGTGCGCGTGAGCGAGGACGCGGCGAGCGTGCAGATGGAGGTGAGCGACACCGGGCCCGGCGTCTCCGAGCAGCTCCTGCCCGTGCTCTTCGACCGCTTCGCGCTCGCCGAGAGCGGCGCGAGCCTGCGCTACAAGAGCACCGGCATCGGGCTCGCGCTGGTGAAGGAGACGCTGGAGCTGCACCAGGGCCACATCGAGGTGGCGAGCACCCCGGGCGAGGGCACCACCTTCCGCGTGCGCCTGCCCAAGGGCACCGCCCACGTGCGCGAGGAGCTGCGCGAGGCGCCCTATCCGGCGCGGCGCACGCCCCTGGAGATGCCCGCCTTCGGCGAGCCGGAGCTGCCCGCCTCGGCCACCGCCTGGGGGCTCGCCGCCCACGCGGTGGACGCGCCGGGCGAGGAGCCCGCGCGAGACCTGCGGCCCGCGGACGGCGCGCGCTCGCTGCTGCTGGTGGAGGACGACGTGGAGATGCGCCGCTTCCTCTCCAGCATCCTGCGCCAGCACTACCACGTGGTGGAGGCGCAGGACGGCGCCCAGGGCCTGCTGCTCGCGCAGAGCGAGCGGCCCACGCTCATCGTCTCGGACGTGATGATGCCGGTGATGTCCGGCCTCGAGATGCTGCAGCGGCTGCGCAGCGCGCCCGAGACGGCGGACATCCCGGTCATCCTGCTCACCGCGCGCCAGGAGGTGGAGGCGCGCGTGAGCGGGCTCTCGGTGGGCGCGAACGACTACCTGGGCAAGCCCTTCAGCTCCCGCGAGCTGCTCGCCCGCATCGACGTGCAGCTGCGCCTGCGCGACGCGGCGGTGCGCGCCGCGCAGAACGAGCGGCTCGCGGCCACCGGCATGCTCACCAGCGGCTTCGCCCACGAGGTGCGCAACCCGCTCAACGGCCTCATCAACGCGCTGGGCCCCCTGCGCGAGAGCCTCGAGCCCGGCGGAGACCCGGCCGTGGCCGGGCAGATGCTCGGGCTCATCGAGGACTGCGGCGAGCGCATCCACCACCTCGCCGAGGCGCTGCTGCAGTTCGTGCGCAGCGGGGATGGCCCGGGCCCCCTGGACCTCGGCGAGCTGCTCGACTCCACCCTGCACATGCTCGGCTGGAAGCTGCCGCCGGACATCACCGTGGAGCGCCGCTACGACTTCCGCGGCCCCATCGTGGGGGACGGCGGCGAGCTGAACCAGGTGTGGACCAACCTGCTGGACAACGCGCTGCGCGCGATGAACGGGCGCGGCCGCCTCACGCTGCACACGCTGCGCGAGGGCAACGAGGCCGTGGTGCGCATCAAGGACACCGGCGAGGGCATCGCCCCGGACGTGCTGCGCCGCCTCTTCGAGCCCTTCTTCTCCACCCGGCCCGCGGGGCAGGGCACCGGCCTCGGGCTCGCGCTCAGCCGCCGCATCCTGCGCCGCTACGGTGGGCGCATCAGCCTGCGCAGCGAGCCGGGGCAGGGCACCGAGTGCGAGGTGCGCCTGCCGCTCTCGCGCACTGCGGGTGAATGGGCCGAGGCCGCCAGCGCCAATGACGCCGAGCCCGTCTGGCCCGGCGAGCCCTGA
- a CDS encoding acyl-CoA thioesterase: MTQMILPSDANPVNAAFGGRVMEWIDICAAVAAQRHCRQTVVTASMDDLHFHAPIKIGWIVTLHGRVIAAFRTSMEVGVTVTAENPLTGERHMATSALLTFVAINKDGGKMPVPPLRLETDAERSAATEAESRRSERIARKSESHNWQRVFPASALIK, translated from the coding sequence ATGACCCAGATGATCCTCCCCTCGGACGCGAACCCGGTGAATGCGGCGTTCGGCGGGCGGGTGATGGAGTGGATCGACATCTGCGCGGCGGTGGCCGCCCAGCGCCACTGCCGTCAGACGGTGGTGACCGCCTCGATGGACGACCTGCACTTCCACGCGCCCATCAAGATCGGCTGGATCGTGACGCTGCACGGGCGGGTGATCGCCGCGTTCCGCACGTCGATGGAGGTGGGCGTCACCGTGACGGCGGAGAACCCGCTCACCGGCGAGCGCCACATGGCCACCAGCGCGCTGCTCACCTTCGTGGCGATCAACAAGGATGGCGGCAAGATGCCGGTGCCGCCGCTGCGGCTCGAGACCGACGCGGAGCGCAGCGCGGCGACGGAGGCGGAGTCGCGGCGCAGCGAGCGCATCGCGCGCAAGAGCGAGAGCCACAACTGGCAGCGCGTGTTCCCCGCCTCGGCGCTGATCAAGTAG